The Jiangella sp. DSM 45060 genome contains the following window.
CGGCGTACCAGAGCAGCCACCACCACGGCTGCGTGCTGACGGCGGCGTGGTCGCGCGGCTGGCCCAGCCCGATGTGCGGCAGCCGGTGGCCGGCGGCGTACTCGCACACGATGAGGTCGCCGGCCCGGGCGTCGGACTCGCCGGCGGCGCCGTTCCCACGGTGGAGGGCGAGCCGTTCGGCGTCGGAGCGCGACAGCACGATCGAGGCGGCACAGGGCGGATCCAGGCCCGCGACCGGCGGCACGCCGGCCGGCAGCGGCTCGACCTTGCACAGGTGGGCCGGGCCGCCGCCCAGCCCGACGTCGGTCTCGCTCCAGCGGGTGACCGGCCGGTAGCCCAGGCGCCGGACCAGTGCGTCCCAGCCGCGCGGGCCCGGCACGGACGGCTGGCCGCGGACCGCGTCGATCAGGGTGCCGTCGGGTCGCCTGATCTGGACGACCGGCAGCGGCCGGTCGGGCGCCAGTGCCGGGATGTGGAAGGCGGCGTAGTGCAGGCGAGGCAGCATGTCGGATCGGTCTCCGATCCCCCGGGGACGGGGTCGTGAGTACATTGCAAACAGCTAAAAGGTGTCACGAACCTCGGACAATTGCTATAGGGAGCCGTAGGGTGCGGCCGGACGCACAGGGGTGCGCGCCCGTGCGTCCTGGTGATAACCGCAGGTCGGGCACGCTCTAGATTCTGGATCCGTGGAGACCTTCGATCCGGATCCTCAGCTGCGCGGCTACGTCTTCGTGCGACTCGCGGACCATCTCCTCGCCGAGATCGCCGCGGGCCGGATCACGGTCGGCGGGCGCCTGGCCAACGAGCGCGAGATGGCGCAGACCTACGGGGTGGGCATCGGCACGGTGCGCCGGACGCTGGAGCTGCTGCGCGAGCGCGGCATCGTCGAGACGTACCCGAGCAAGGGCACCTTCGTCATCGCGGCGACGCCTGCCGACGACAGCGGCGCCGACGGGGCCGGCTGACCCCGGCGTCAGGCGCTGGCCGTCGCGAAGACCACCAGGTTGTCGACGTAGTGGCCGGTGGACTCGTCGAACGTGTGGCAGGTGATCAGCCGCAGCTGGCGGTCCGGCACCGGGCCGTAGACCTCGTCGGACGGGAAGTCGGCCTGGGGCACCGTGCGGCTGCCGTCCACCACGAACTCAGCGACGGCGCCGGAGCTGAGCTCCACCTCGATCCGGTCGCCCGGACGCAGCCGCGACAGCGCGGCGAAGACGGCCGGACCGTCCGGCGAGTCGACGTGGCCGGCGAGGACCGCCGGGCCGGGCGCGCCGGGCACCGGGCCGCCGGCGAACCAGCCCGCCGACTGCCAGTCCTCCGGCGCGGCCAGCCGTCCGTCGTCGCCGCGGTGCAGGGTCTCCAGCGCGCTGTCGACGCCTATCGCCGGGATCCGCACCCGCACCGGCGCCGTGTGGTCGACGGGGATCGGACGCGGCCCGGTGGTCCCGGCCGGCGTGGTGACGTCCGGCGGGGCCGCCGCGGGCGACCCGGCCGTGGGCCCGCGGCCCGCAGCCGGCTCCGTCCGGTCCGCGACGGGCTCCGTCCCGTCCGTGCACCCGCCGAGACCGGCGGCGACGACGGCCGCCACGACCAGCGCCGCCGCCGCTCGGCTCATGCCACTCGTCGGCGGCGCGCCAGCACCCCGGTGACGACGGCCAGCCCAGCCGCCAGCACCACCGCGCCGAGCGGCGCCGTCCAGCCCGGGGAGGTGTCGAGCCCGCGGCCGCCGGTCTGCACGCCGCCGGCCGGGGCGTCCGGCGTGCCGGTGCTGTCCACGACCCCGACGACGCTCAGCGCGCCGTCCACGTCGAGGACGAAGAGCGTGTTGACGGTGCCGGCGGCGAGGTCGACGGAGGTACTCCCGGTGCCGGCGTCACTGCTGAGGTCGAGCGTCCAGCGGCCGCCCGGCACCTCGCTGTAGCCGGTCGCCGTCCCGAAGGCGGCGTCGTCGGCTAGGACCGTGCCGGTGTCGGTCGTGACGGTGACCGACGGCGACGAGACGGCGGCCGAGATCAGCCGCACGCGCGCCTGGCCCGCCGCCGGCGCCGTCAGGTCGTCGACGAGGATGCGGCCGGACAGCTCGGCGTTCAGGCCTACCGCGGCGACGGTGATCGCGACCCCGTCCTCGATCTCCACCGCCGCCGTGATGACCGGCTCGGAGTCCGCCGGCGCGCCGGCCGGGCGCATCGCCGCGGTGTAGGTGCCGGCGGGCAGCCGCGCGTAGCCGGACACGTCGCCGTAGCCGACGTCCTGCAGTTCCAGCACGGACTCGCCGTCGAGGCCGGTCAGGCTGACGTCGACCTCCGGGGTGTCCGGTGACAGGTGCGCCAGCCGGGCCCAGCCCGCGGCCGCCGGTTCCTCGCTCCCCTGGGCGCCGGCGGCGGTGCCGGCGGCCAGGGCGACGACTCCCACGGCCGTGGCCAGGGACCTGACGATGCGTTTCATGGGCTCTCCTCGGGATGCGGTGGGTCGGGGAGCAGACCGCGCGGTGCGGTCAGCGAGTACGTGGCGGTGACGGTGGTCCCGTCGGTGTCGACCTGCGACGGCGTGAACGGCGCCGGCTGCCCGAGCAGCCAGAGCGCCAGCCGGGCCGCCTCGTCCTCCGTCGGCAGGCCGGTGAGCACGAGCCGGCGACGCACCCCGGCGTCCTCGCCCGGCAGCGCGGGCAGCGACACGCCCAGCTCGTGGGTGCCGGACAGCTTGCCCAGGACGATCACCAGCCGCGGGTCGACCCGCCCGGCCGCCGCGACGGCGCGCGCGGCGGCGTCGAAGGTCAGGGCGTCGTTGCGCAGCAGCTGGCCGGTCGCGTACCGGACCGTGTGCCGGTCACCCGCGGCGACCGCCTCGGCGACGTCGCGGCCGAGCGGGTGGACCGCCCGGATCTCCACCCGGCCGTCGCCCTGCCCGAACGCCGCGACGACGGTCGACTCGGCCAGCGCGGACCTGATGTCAGCCCGGTCGGCGTCGTCGTCGCGCAGTGCCGCGGTCCACACGACGTAGTCGTAGTGGGTCCAGCCGGGCGGGCGCGGGTCGAACGGGCCGTCCTCCTGGACGTCGTCGTCCTCCTGGACGTCGTCGTCCTCCCGCGCGGCGGCGTCCGGGAAGCTGGTGAACGGCACCAGCCCGGCCGCCGCGAACCCGGACCGCAGCAGGTCCGCCCGCAGCGTCTGGTCGACCACCAGCCGGCCGTCGCGCGGCACGTTCGCCGTCAGCCAGCGCTCGGCCTGGGCGACCGGCGCGACCGGGTCGTCCCGCAGCAGCGGGCGCAGCTCGCCCGGCCAGGTCGCCGTCACCGCGACGACCAGCGCGGCCGCCGCGGTCGTCGTCATGATGGCCAGCGGCGTCGCCTCCGGCCGCCCGCGCACCGCCAGCAGCCGGACGACCAGCCGGTGCGCCGTCGCGGGCACCAGCAGGGCGGCCAGCGGGACCGCCGCGACCGGCAGCACGACCGGCACCGGCCCGCCCGGCACGACGATCAGCAGCGCCAGCGTGATCAGCGCGGCCGCCGTCGGCCGCAGGGCCGGAAACAGCAGCGCTGCGCCCGCCGCGACCGGCCCGATCGCCACCAGGACCGGATCCAACGCCCACCACCGCTCCGGCGCCGCACTGCCCAGGTCGTCCAGCGTCGCGAGCACGTACCCGTAGGCGCCGGCGCTGGCCGCGGCGGCCACCCCGGTCAGCGCGAGCCGCCACCGTCGCGCCGTCACCTGCTGCCACATCGTCCACACGACGAACGGCGCCACGACGACGAACGTGGGCTGCGTCAGCGCCGCCAGCAGCACCGCGACCCCGGCCGCCGGGAACGCGACGGGCCGACCTCGCCGCGCCGTCGCCAGGACGAACGCGAGCAGCATCCACAGCACGGCGACGTTCTCGGCCAGCACCAGCCGGTGCAGGTGCAGCGCCAGCGGCGACGCCGCGAAGATCACGACGGCGACCGCGGCGGCCGGCCGGGCCACCCCCAGGCGCCGGGCCAGCGCCCACATCAGGACGGCGCCGAGCAGCAGCACGACCAGCAGCGCCTCCCGCCCACCCCCCACCACGTGCGTCGCCCGGTCCAGCGCGCCGGCCGGCCCGGTCCACGCCGCCAGCTGGGCCGCGGCGACGCCGTTGGCGCCGTCGGTCACCTGGGCCATCAGGTCGCCCTCGGCCTCGGTGAACGCGGGCGAGCGGGTCATGCCGGCGGCGTGCACGAAGCCGGCCAGCGTCAGCAGCGGCGCCAGCCAGGCGAGGTCCGGGCCGTGCCTGCGGAACCAGCCGCGCACCCGGCGCGGCCGCGGCGGCCTCGGCTGCACCGGAATCGGCAGCCGCAGGTCGTCGAGGTCCGGCGGCAGCGCGGGCAGGGTCGTCACGGTGTCGCGCAACGCCGACGCCTCCCCCCGAGGTGTCGCACAGACCTGCGCGCCGGCCCATGGCGCGGCGATGCCACGCCATGATCGCCAGGCAGGTCAGGCTCGCGGTTCCTGACCAGAAAGTCTTCGGCGGGAGTGTATACCTGAATGTGACTATGTGAGGCGAAATGTGGTGATTGGGTTCCGCGGTTGGCGGTGCGGGCCCTGTCAGTGCTCCGCTGGTCCGCCGGCAGGCCGCGCCGCTGGTCCGCCGGTGGGCCGCGCCGCTGGTTCCCCGGCGGGCCGCGCCGCGGGTACGCCGGTGGGCCGCGCCGCGGGTACGCCGGTGGGCCGCGCCGCAAGCGTTCGCCCGTGTGCACGTCGTCGCGGGCCACAGCGACCAGCGCCGCGCGAGTCTGTCGGTGCCCGCCCGTAGGGTGGGCACCCTCCCTAGAGGGGCGGGTCATACCTACCTCGCGCTGAGCAGCAACCGCACCACTGCCCTGCACTACAGCCACGCCCGCCGCCCGGCACGACTACCGCCGGGCACCGCCGTGCTACGCCCGCCGCCCGGCGCCACCGCTGCCCCGCACACCGCCGCCCCGCACCACCGCCCGCCGCCGACGCCGGGCGCGCTTGCAGCGCCGCGCGAGTCTGTCGGTACCCGCCCGTAGGGTGGGCACCCTCCCTAGATGTGATGTCCAGGGAGGTTGGTCAGCCGGGTGATCGGTGGCTGGCCTCCGATGGCGGAGTGGGGGCGGTGGTGATTATAGAAGTGCAGCCAGCCGGGCAGGGCTGTGTTGCGCTGGTCGGTTGACTCGTAGAGGCGTGCGTAGGCCCAGCCGTCGGCCAGGGTGCGGTGGAATCTCTCGATTTTGCCGTTGGTCTGCGGCCGGTAGGGCCGGGTCCGTTTGTGGACGATGCCGAGGTCGGTGCAGGCGTCGCGCCAGGCGTGGGAGCGGTAGCAGCTGCCGTTGTCGGACAGCACCCGTTCAACGGTGATGTCGTGGTCGGCGAACCAGGCCACCGCGCGGTGCAGCACGCCGATCGCGGTGGTGGCTTTCTCGTCGGTGCAGATCTCGGCGTAGGCGACGCGGGAGTGGTCGTCGACGACGGTGTGCACGAACGCGGTGCCGGTGCGAGGGTCGTGGCGGTGGTTGCGCTGCCCGGTCCTGTTCGCCGTGGCTTCTCGGTTCTTGTCGCCTTGCTGGCGTCCGAGGAAGCGGTGCCCGCCGCCGTCGGGGATGTTGGGCGAACTTGGTCACATCGACGTGGATCATCGAGCCCGGGTGCGGGTGTTCGTAGCGGCGCAACGGTTCAGCGCTGACCCGGTCGATACGGGCAAGCCGGTTGATCCGGCACCGCACCAGCACCGCGTGCACGGTCGACGCGGGCATCCCGAGCCGGCCAGCGATCTGGACCGGACCAAGCCGATGCCGCCACCGCAGCCGCACGATCCGCCGCACCACCTCCGGCGTGGTCCTGGTCGGGCTCGAGTGCGGCCGCGAGCTACGATCGGCCATCCCCGCAGCACCTTCGCTGCGGTAGCGGTCGGCCCACTTCTTCGCGGTGCGCGCAGCGACCATGAACATCTTGGCCGCGGCGACGTAGGTCCAGCCACGATCGACGACCAGCCGAGCCAGCCGCAGACGGGCACGCGGGGTCAGAGCAGCGTTAGCGTGGGACACGAGGGCCTCCGGTCGATGAAGCGGTGAACTAGACAGCTCCACTTCACAACCGGAGGCCTTCACCTGTCAGCCAGGCTCACCAACACCGGGCGGCACAACCTCCCCGGACATCACACCTAGAGGGGCGGGCCATACCTACCTCGCGCTGAGCAGCAACCCCACTACCGCCGCCCCGCACCACCGCCCGCCGCCGCCCCCCAGCCCGCTTGCAGCAACCGTGCGAGTCTGTCGGTACCCGCCCGTAGGGTGGGCACCCTCCCTAGAGGGGCGGGTCATACCTACCTCGCGCTGAGCAGCAACCCCACCACCGCCGACACCACCGCCCGGCGCACCCGCCGGCCCCCAGCCCGCTTGCAGCACCGCGCGAGTCTGTCGGTACCCGCCCGCAGGGTGGGCACCCTCCCTAGAGGGGCGGGTCATACCTACCTCGCGCTGAGCAGCAACCCCACTACCGTCCGGCACGACCGAGGGGCGGGCCCGGCGATCAGGCGGTCGGCAGGTCGATCAGCATGACGGGGTCCGTGGTCGGCTGCGGCGACCCGCCGTCCGGTTCGACGGTGATGCCGAGCCGGTCGGCGCCGGCGAGGCCGCGGGCGGTGAAGGGACCGACGTGGCCGTCGGGGGGGTTGCCGAGGACGCCGGCGGACACCACGCCGCCGTCGTCGTGCATGAACCACAGCTGGTAGGTGTGCCCGGCCGGTGCCGGCGCCATGCCGTCGCCGATGAACACGGCGACGTCCAGCGAGCGCGCCAGCAGCACGGTGCCGCTGCTGTCGCCCTCGCCGACCCGCACCATCTCCATGTCCTCCGCACCGACCAGTTGCCGCATCTGGGCGCCGATCTGCTGCGACCGGTCGAGGTCGGACTGCACGTCGTTCAGCCGGATCCCGAGCACGACGATCGCCGCCACGGCCGCTGCGGCCAGGCCGGTCGCGACCCGCGGCCACCAGCGCCGCAGCGCCCGCCCCGCGGCAGAACCCGACCCTGCAGCAGAACCCGACCCCGCGGCAGAACCGAGCGGCGTCGACCCCGCCGCAACCCGCGGCGGCAGCGGCCGCACCTCGGCGATCCGGGCGAGCACCTCCTCACGCATCCGCGGCGGCGGCGTGACGGCGGCGGCGACGCCGAGGCGGGCGGCGGTCTCGCGCAGCTCGTCGACCTCGACGCGGCAGTCGGCGCACTGTTCGAGGTGCTCCTCGAACCGGCTGACCTCGTCCGGCGGCAGCGCGTGCAACGCGTACGGCGCGGCCAGGGTGTGGATTCCGGCGTCCACGTGCTCGTTCATCGCCCCACCCCCATGCAGTCGCGCAGCCGGGCGAGGCCGTCGCGCAGCCGCGTCTTGACCGTACCGAGCGGAGCATGCAGCAGCTGCGCGACCTCGCGATACGTGTAGCCGTCGTAGTAGGCCAGCGCGATCGACTCGCGCTGCAGCCCGGTCAGCGAGTCGAGACAGCGGCGTACCTGTTCACGCTCCACGTTCGCCTCCACCTCGTCGGCCACATGGTCGTAGGGCCGCTCGTCGTCGCGGCGGGCGGCGCGCTCCTCGCGGTCGCTGCCGGCCTGTTCGCGGCGGACGCGGTCGACGGCGCGGCGGTGGGCGATCGTGAGGATCCAGCCGCGCGCGCTGCCCCGCTCGGGCTCGTACCGCGACGCCGTCCGCCAGACCTCGACCAGCACCTCCTGGGCGACCTCCTCGGCCAGCGCCCGGTTGCGGACCACCGTCGTCGCGATGCCCAGCACCGGACCGGCCATGCTGTCGTAGACCTGCTCGAAGGCGGCGTGGTCGCCGCGGGCACAGTGGTCGAGCAGCCGGCCGAGCCGGTCGCCCGGCGGCTCCGGCTCACCCGCCGGCACCGATCGCAACGTCACCATCGTGCGTCCTCCACCGTCATCGTCCACCTGACTGCCCCGAGTTCGCAGCCGTGGGGACGGCGGATTGGTCGCGGTCCGCACCAATCCGCGCGCACGCGGGCCGCGAACCCCGGGCATGGAGCCCACGCGACCGTCGGTGGCGGTGATCGGATCCGGCATCGCCGGCCTCACCGCCGCCTACCTGCTGCAGCGCCGGTACGACGTGCACCTGTTCGAGGCGGACGACCGGCTGGGCGGGCACGCGCACACGCACGACGTGCCGGGCGCGGGCGCGCCGGTCGCGGTGGACAGCGGATTCCTCGTGCACAACGAGCGAACCTATCCGCGGCTGACCCGGTTGTTCGGCGAACTCGGCATCGCGACCACCGAGACGGACATGTCGATGAGCGTGAGCTGCGCGTCGTGCGGGCTGGAGTACGCGGGCGCGCTCGGCCCGTCCGGCGTGTTCGCCCAGCGCCGGTCCGCGGCCAGGCCGCGGTTCCTGCGGATGCTCGCCGAGGTCGCGGCGTTCCACCGGCGGGCGCGAGCACTGCTGGCGAACGACGCGGACCAGAGGCTGACGCTCGGCGCGTTCCTCGCCCGGCACCGGCACACCGCCTACTTCGCCGACCACTTCATGGTGCCGCTGGTGTCGGCGGTCTGGTCGGCGGGACGAGCGGACGTGCTGCGGTATCCGGCCCGGTTCCTGTTCCGGTTCCTCGACAACCACGGCATGCTCGCGGTCGGCGGGTCGCCGCGCTGGCGGACGGTCACCGGCGGCTCGCGGACGTACGTCGAACGGGCGGCGAAGGAGCTCACGTCCGTGCGCACGTCGACCCCGGTCCGCGGACTGCGGCGCACCGGCGACGGCGTCCTGGTGCGCGAGGCGTCGGACACGGTGCAGCGGTTCGACCACGCCGTCGTGGCGACCCACGCCGACCAGGCGCTGCGACTGCTGGAGGACCCGACGGCGGACGAGCGGGCCGTGCTGGGGACGTTCGGGTTCTCGGTCAACACGGCGGTGCTGCACACCGACGCGACGCTGCTGCCCCGGGAGCGGCGGGCGTGGGCGTCGTGGAACCACGTGGTGCCGGCCTGCGGTCCCGGCGCGGGGGCACGCACGCGGCCCGTGGCGATCTCGTACCACCTGAACCGGCTGCACCGGCTGGGCGGTGCGGCGGGTGGGCGGGAGTACATCGTCACGCTGGGCGGGACGGACCGGATCGCGCCTGACGCCGTCGTCGCCCGGATGGTCTACGCGCACCCGATCCACACCGTCGAGACGGTCGCGGCACAGCGGCGGCTGCCCGGCCTCGCCACCGCCCGGACGGTGTACGCGGGCGCCTGGCAGGGCTGGGGGTTCCACGAGGACGGCTGCGCGTCCGGCGTCCGCGCCGCCGAGCATCTGGGGGTCCGCTGGTGACGGCGCTGTACTTGGCCACGGTGACGCACACGCGGTACGAGCGGGCCCGCCGGACGTTCCGCTACGGCACCTTCCTGTGGCTCGTCGACCTCGACGACCTGCCCCGGCTGCCGCGGGCGCTCGCGGCGTTCCGGGCCCGCGATCACTTCGCCGGCGACGCCGCGACGATCCGGGACGGGCTGGCATCGTGGCTGGCGGAGAAGGGTATGGCTCTCGGCGGCGGCCGCGTGCTCATGCTCTCGGGCGCGGCCGTGCTCGGGTACGTGTTCAATCCGCTGACAGTGTTCTGGTGCCACGACGCGGACGGCGCGCCGCTCTGCGTCGTCGCGGAGGTGCACAACACCTACGGAGGCCGGCACGCCTACGTCCTGCACCCGGACGAGCAGGACCGGGCGACGACCGCGAAGGAGCTCTACGTGTCGCCGTTCTTCCCCGTCGACGGCCGCTATGCGATGTCCGTCCCCCGTCCCGGCCACCGGCTGCGGCTGGCGGTCACCCTGTTCCGGCCCGGGCCCGGCGGCGCGGACGTGCCCGCGTTCGCCGCGTCGCTGACGGGCCGCCGCCGGCCGGCCACCGTGCCGCAGCTGCTCCGGCTGCTACTGCGCTACCCCTGGGCGCCGCTGCGGGTCAGCGCGCTGATCCGCTGGCAGGGCGTCCGGCTGTGGCTGCGCCGGCTGCCCGTCGTCCCGCGCCGAGGTGCGGCCGCATGAGCGCCGTCACCAGCATCGACATCGGCCGCTGGCCGGACGTCGCCGTCACGCCCGCGGCCGGTGGCGCACGGCTGCGGGCGGCCCGGACGGCGGTCGGGTACGCCGCGCGGGTGGCAGGGGTCCGGGTCGTGACGGCGGACGGCGCGCTCGGCGCCGCGCCGGGCGCACCGGTGCTCGAGGTCCGCCGGGCCCGCGAGTTCTTCGCCCGCATCGGCCGCGACGGCATGATCGGCTTCGGCGAGGGGTTCATGAGCGGCGCGTGGACGGCGCCCGACCTCACCGGCGTGCTGACGGCGTTCGCCGGCCGGCTGACCGGCCTGGTCCCGCCGCCGTTGCAGCGGCTGCGCCGGCTGACGCAGCCGTCGATGCCGGCCGCCGAGTTCGCCGACCGCGCCGGCGCACGGCGCAACGTCAGCCGTCACTACGACCTCTCCAACGAGCTGTTCGCGCTGTTCCTCGACCCCTCGATGACGTACTCGTCGGCGTTGTTCGGACCCGGCGACGACCTCGAGCGGGCCCAGCTGCGCAAGATCGACGCGGTGCTGGACGCCGCGGCGGTCCGGCCCGGCGCACGGGTGCTGGAGATCGGCACCGGCTGGGGCGCGCTGGCGGTCCGGGCCGCGACCGAGCGCGGGGCGCACGTCACCACCGTCACGCTGTCCGAGGAGCAGGCCGCCCTCGCCCGGTCCCGCGTCCAGACGGCGGGGGTGACGGACCGCGTCGACGTGCAGGTGCGCGACTACCGCGACGTCGAGGGCCGCTACGACGCCGTCGTCAGCGTCGAGATGATCGAGGCCGTCGGCGAGCGGCACTGGCCGCAGTACTTCGCCACGCTGGGCCGGGCGCTGGCGCCGGGCGGGCGGATCGGGCTGCAGGCCATCACGATGCCGCACGAGCACCTGGTGGCGACGCGGCACTCGTGGACCTGGATCCACAAGTACGTCTTCCCCGGCGGGCTGATCCCGTCGGAGCGGGCGATCCGGGAGCACGCGTGGCGCGACGGCGGGCTGTCGGTGCTGCACCGGCGCTCGTTCGGCGCGCACTACGCCGAGACACTGCGGCAGTGGCGCGAGCGGTTCCTGGCCGGCGCCGACGCCGTCGGCGCGCTCGGCTTCGACCCGGTGTTCCGGCGGATGTGGGAGTTCTACCTGGCCTACTGCGAGGCCGGGTTCCGCACCGGCCGGCTGGACGTCGAGCAGTACACGCTCGGGACTGGAGGGGTCCGATGACCGCGACGGCAACGCGGCTGCACGGCCTGCTAGGAGAGGTGCTCGGGACCGAGCCGCCGGTGCGGATCCGGGCGTGGGACGGCAGCCTGGCCGGCCCGGCGGACGCGCCGGTGGTCGCGCTCCGGTCGCCGATGGCGCTGCGCCGGCTGCTGTGGCGGCCCGGCGAGCTGGGGCTGGCCCGGGCATACGTCGCCGGCGACCTCGAGGTGGAGGGCGATCTCGGCGCCGCGTTCGCGCACACGCGGCGCGCGTTCGCGGCGGCCCGGACACGGCCGACGCCGGGCGCCGTCCGGTCGGCGTGGCGGGCGGCTCGCGACTGGCGGCTGCTGGGCGCGCCACCGCCGGCCCCGCCCGAGGAGGCCCGGCTGCGCGGACGACGGCACACGCAGCGGCGCGACCGCGCGGCGATCAGCCACCACTACGACCTCGGCAACGACTTCTACGCGCTGCTGCTGGACGAGACCATGGCGTACTCGTGCGGTTACTGGACGCCGGACGTGCCCGACGGCGACGGCGCGGCCGCGTCGCGGGCCAAGCTGGACCTCGTCTGTCGCAAGCTCGAGCTGCGCCCCGGCGACCACCTGGTCGACGTCGGCTGCGGCTGGGGCTCGCTGGTGCTGCACGCGGCCCGCGAGTACGGCGTCCGGGTCAGCGGCTACACCATCTCGCAGGCGCAGGCGTCGTTCGTCCGCGACCGCATCGCCCGGGCCGGGCTGGGCGACCACGCCGCCGTCGAGCTGCGCGACTACCGCGACCTCGACGTCACCGGCGCCGACGCCGTCGCGTCGATCGAGATGGGCGAGCACGTCGGCGCAAAGCGGTACCCGGAGTACGCGGCCGTGCTGCACAACACCGTCCGCCCCGGCGGCCGGCTGCTGCTGCAGCAGATGTCGCGGGGGCGGCACGCGGCCGGCGGCGGCGCGTTCATCGAGTCCTACATCGCGCCCGACATGCACATGC
Protein-coding sequences here:
- a CDS encoding DUF4397 domain-containing protein, which codes for MKRIVRSLATAVGVVALAAGTAAGAQGSEEPAAAGWARLAHLSPDTPEVDVSLTGLDGESVLELQDVGYGDVSGYARLPAGTYTAAMRPAGAPADSEPVITAAVEIEDGVAITVAAVGLNAELSGRILVDDLTAPAAGQARVRLISAAVSSPSVTVTTDTGTVLADDAAFGTATGYSEVPGGRWTLDLSSDAGTGSTSVDLAAGTVNTLFVLDVDGALSVVGVVDSTGTPDAPAGGVQTGGRGLDTSPGWTAPLGAVVLAAGLAVVTGVLARRRRVA
- a CDS encoding NAD(P)/FAD-dependent oxidoreductase, with amino-acid sequence MEPTRPSVAVIGSGIAGLTAAYLLQRRYDVHLFEADDRLGGHAHTHDVPGAGAPVAVDSGFLVHNERTYPRLTRLFGELGIATTETDMSMSVSCASCGLEYAGALGPSGVFAQRRSAARPRFLRMLAEVAAFHRRARALLANDADQRLTLGAFLARHRHTAYFADHFMVPLVSAVWSAGRADVLRYPARFLFRFLDNHGMLAVGGSPRWRTVTGGSRTYVERAAKELTSVRTSTPVRGLRRTGDGVLVREASDTVQRFDHAVVATHADQALRLLEDPTADERAVLGTFGFSVNTAVLHTDATLLPRERRAWASWNHVVPACGPGAGARTRPVAISYHLNRLHRLGGAAGGREYIVTLGGTDRIAPDAVVARMVYAHPIHTVETVAAQRRLPGLATARTVYAGAWQGWGFHEDGCASGVRAAEHLGVRW
- a CDS encoding cyclopropane-fatty-acyl-phospholipid synthase family protein encodes the protein MTATATRLHGLLGEVLGTEPPVRIRAWDGSLAGPADAPVVALRSPMALRRLLWRPGELGLARAYVAGDLEVEGDLGAAFAHTRRAFAAARTRPTPGAVRSAWRAARDWRLLGAPPPAPPEEARLRGRRHTQRRDRAAISHHYDLGNDFYALLLDETMAYSCGYWTPDVPDGDGAAASRAKLDLVCRKLELRPGDHLVDVGCGWGSLVLHAAREYGVRVSGYTISQAQASFVRDRIARAGLGDHAAVELRDYRDLDVTGADAVASIEMGEHVGAKRYPEYAAVLHNTVRPGGRLLLQQMSRGRHAAGGGAFIESYIAPDMHMRPLPETLRMVAAAGFELRHVEALREHYVRTIRCWAGRLEQHWDDVVALAGERTARVWRLYLAGGAAAFDEGRMGVDQILAVRR
- the sigK gene encoding ECF RNA polymerase sigma factor SigK, whose translation is MVTLRSVPAGEPEPPGDRLGRLLDHCARGDHAAFEQVYDSMAGPVLGIATTVVRNRALAEEVAQEVLVEVWRTASRYEPERGSARGWILTIAHRRAVDRVRREQAGSDREERAARRDDERPYDHVADEVEANVEREQVRRCLDSLTGLQRESIALAYYDGYTYREVAQLLHAPLGTVKTRLRDGLARLRDCMGVGR
- a CDS encoding winged helix-turn-helix domain-containing protein, with protein sequence METFDPDPQLRGYVFVRLADHLLAEIAAGRITVGGRLANEREMAQTYGVGIGTVRRTLELLRERGIVETYPSKGTFVIAATPADDSGADGAG
- a CDS encoding sortase domain-bontaining protein — its product is MSRAAAALVVAAVVAAGLGGCTDGTEPVADRTEPAAGRGPTAGSPAAAPPDVTTPAGTTGPRPIPVDHTAPVRVRIPAIGVDSALETLHRGDDGRLAAPEDWQSAGWFAGGPVPGAPGPAVLAGHVDSPDGPAVFAALSRLRPGDRIEVELSSGAVAEFVVDGSRTVPQADFPSDEVYGPVPDRQLRLITCHTFDESTGHYVDNLVVFATASA
- a CDS encoding anti-sigma factor domain-containing protein, producing MNEHVDAGIHTLAAPYALHALPPDEVSRFEEHLEQCADCRVEVDELRETAARLGVAAAVTPPPRMREEVLARIAEVRPLPPRVAAGSTPLGSAAGSGSAAGSGSAAGRALRRWWPRVATGLAAAAVAAIVVLGIRLNDVQSDLDRSQQIGAQMRQLVGAEDMEMVRVGEGDSSGTVLLARSLDVAVFIGDGMAPAPAGHTYQLWFMHDDGGVVSAGVLGNPPDGHVGPFTARGLAGADRLGITVEPDGGSPQPTTDPVMLIDLPTA
- a CDS encoding cyclopropane-fatty-acyl-phospholipid synthase family protein is translated as MSAVTSIDIGRWPDVAVTPAAGGARLRAARTAVGYAARVAGVRVVTADGALGAAPGAPVLEVRRAREFFARIGRDGMIGFGEGFMSGAWTAPDLTGVLTAFAGRLTGLVPPPLQRLRRLTQPSMPAAEFADRAGARRNVSRHYDLSNELFALFLDPSMTYSSALFGPGDDLERAQLRKIDAVLDAAAVRPGARVLEIGTGWGALAVRAATERGAHVTTVTLSEEQAALARSRVQTAGVTDRVDVQVRDYRDVEGRYDAVVSVEMIEAVGERHWPQYFATLGRALAPGGRIGLQAITMPHEHLVATRHSWTWIHKYVFPGGLIPSERAIREHAWRDGGLSVLHRRSFGAHYAETLRQWRERFLAGADAVGALGFDPVFRRMWEFYLAYCEAGFRTGRLDVEQYTLGTGGVR
- a CDS encoding DUF1365 domain-containing protein produces the protein MTALYLATVTHTRYERARRTFRYGTFLWLVDLDDLPRLPRALAAFRARDHFAGDAATIRDGLASWLAEKGMALGGGRVLMLSGAAVLGYVFNPLTVFWCHDADGAPLCVVAEVHNTYGGRHAYVLHPDEQDRATTAKELYVSPFFPVDGRYAMSVPRPGHRLRLAVTLFRPGPGGADVPAFAASLTGRRRPATVPQLLRLLLRYPWAPLRVSALIRWQGVRLWLRRLPVVPRRGAAA